In Georgenia soli, a genomic segment contains:
- a CDS encoding LuxR family transcriptional regulator: protein MGRDELLGQARAAHADRRWLTAFDAFQAAESAAPLGPEDLGLMAECAHLLHRLDDFFAVRELAYHRELDTGDPVAAATSAFWIGAQHLHEGEIAQGTGWMQRAFRLAATVKQDDRLRGYLSFASSFRAEAAGDLDAAARIADEAVEAAQRCDDADLTALALHQAGLLHLRAGRLDKGRALLDEAMVVVTADHATPMVTGIVYCGVIAGCWSVYDIGRAHEWTDALTGWCAAQPELGSFVGECRVRRAELRLLHGEWGEAMAELGGMEDDVDRQSAALAIYVRGDLERLQGRWEDAERSFATAARLGQEPQPGLALLRLARGSTQAAAAMVRRSLTETAEPDRRVAVLAAAVEVLLAVGDEAGATAAATELDTLAGRQDSDVVRAVAAQARARLAVGTGHPERAGEPVRTALETWLRVGAPYEEARARRLLEAACRALGDTESAAREERTAREIFERLGARPDLDALDHHARQTLSAREVEVLRLVATGATNRAIAAELYLSERTVDRHVSNILSKLGVASRSAATARAGEWHLV from the coding sequence GTGGGCCGCGACGAGCTCCTCGGGCAGGCCCGGGCGGCGCACGCCGACCGGCGCTGGCTCACGGCGTTCGACGCCTTCCAGGCGGCCGAGAGCGCCGCCCCGCTGGGGCCGGAGGATCTCGGCCTCATGGCCGAGTGCGCGCACCTGCTGCACCGCCTGGACGACTTCTTCGCCGTTCGAGAGCTGGCGTACCACCGCGAGCTCGATACCGGAGACCCGGTCGCTGCCGCGACGAGCGCCTTCTGGATCGGCGCCCAGCACCTGCACGAGGGCGAGATCGCCCAGGGCACCGGGTGGATGCAGCGAGCCTTCCGACTCGCGGCGACCGTGAAGCAGGACGACCGCCTGCGGGGATATCTCAGCTTCGCCAGCTCGTTCCGGGCCGAGGCGGCTGGCGATCTCGACGCCGCCGCCCGTATCGCCGACGAGGCGGTGGAGGCGGCCCAGCGCTGCGACGACGCCGACCTCACCGCCCTCGCGCTCCACCAGGCCGGGCTCCTCCACCTCCGGGCGGGGCGCCTCGACAAGGGACGGGCGCTCCTTGATGAGGCGATGGTCGTCGTCACGGCAGACCATGCCACGCCGATGGTGACGGGCATCGTGTACTGCGGCGTGATCGCCGGCTGCTGGAGCGTCTACGACATCGGCCGCGCCCACGAGTGGACCGACGCCCTCACCGGCTGGTGCGCCGCCCAGCCGGAGCTGGGCAGCTTCGTCGGCGAGTGCCGCGTGCGCCGCGCCGAGCTGCGTCTGCTGCACGGTGAGTGGGGCGAGGCCATGGCCGAGCTCGGGGGCATGGAGGACGACGTCGACCGGCAGTCTGCCGCCCTCGCGATCTACGTGCGCGGCGACCTGGAGCGCCTGCAGGGCAGGTGGGAGGACGCCGAGCGGTCCTTCGCGACCGCGGCCCGGCTGGGCCAGGAGCCCCAGCCTGGTCTCGCCCTCCTCCGTCTGGCACGCGGCAGCACGCAGGCGGCCGCGGCGATGGTGCGGCGCTCCCTCACCGAGACGGCAGAACCCGATCGCCGGGTCGCGGTGCTGGCCGCGGCGGTCGAGGTCCTCCTCGCCGTCGGGGACGAGGCCGGCGCCACCGCGGCAGCGACCGAGCTGGACACGCTCGCCGGCCGGCAGGACAGCGACGTCGTTCGCGCCGTCGCCGCCCAGGCGCGGGCCCGCCTCGCGGTCGGCACGGGGCACCCCGAGCGGGCGGGCGAGCCGGTCCGCACCGCGCTCGAGACGTGGCTGCGGGTCGGCGCACCCTACGAGGAGGCCCGCGCCCGGCGCCTGCTCGAGGCGGCGTGCCGGGCGCTGGGCGACACCGAGTCCGCGGCCCGTGAGGAGCGCACCGCCCGCGAGATCTTCGAGCGGCTCGGCGCCCGGCCGGACCTCGACGCGCTGGACCACCACGCCCGGCAGACGCTCAGCGCGCGCGAGGTCGAGGTGCTCCGGCTCGTCGCGACCGGGGCCACGAACCGGGCCATCGCCGCCGAGCTCTACCTCTCGGAGCGGACCGTGGACCGGCACGTCAGCAACATCCTCAGCAAGCTCGGCGTCGCCAGCCGCTCGGCGGCGACCGCCCGGGCCGGCGAGTGGCACCTGGTCTGA
- a CDS encoding HNH endonuclease has translation MPSASDPIVLSDYVTSLPIELVPGPCWEFNLRLLLPPEGWEMCKRFVRRRSGDRCEVCGGRGSRWPVECHEVWGYDDDRHVQHLRGLVALCPDCHAAKHPGFAGTQGRLEQTLNHYARVNGVSTAQARRDYNAAMAQFEERSRHDWELDISWLAGSGVFGPAADNRRL, from the coding sequence GTGCCATCCGCGTCCGACCCGATCGTCCTGTCCGACTACGTCACCTCGCTCCCCATCGAGCTCGTCCCGGGACCGTGCTGGGAGTTCAACCTCCGTCTTCTCCTGCCGCCGGAGGGGTGGGAGATGTGCAAGCGGTTCGTGCGCCGTCGTTCTGGCGACCGGTGCGAGGTCTGCGGCGGCCGCGGGAGCAGGTGGCCGGTGGAGTGCCACGAGGTGTGGGGCTACGACGACGACCGGCACGTCCAGCACCTGCGCGGCCTGGTGGCCCTGTGCCCGGACTGCCACGCCGCCAAGCACCCCGGCTTCGCCGGCACCCAGGGCAGGCTCGAGCAGACCCTGAACCACTACGCCCGCGTCAACGGGGTCAGCACGGCGCAGGCCCGCCGCGACTACAACGCCGCCATGGCCCAGTTCGAGGAGCGGTCCCGCCACGACTGGGAGCTCGACATCTCCTGGCTCGCCGGGTCGGGAGTCTTCGGCCCGGCGGCGGACAACCGCAGGCTGTAG
- a CDS encoding DUF6544 family protein encodes MTTATRRSPAVPAAARSDWEDLLSPTPDPEPYDSAMGAALPAAARRWLDHAVAPGTPLRRRVEMRQHGQLRLGGRWWAFRSRQALDPLRGYVWPVSTSLFGVPMVGVDRLHGESAEMTHRLLGLVPVVRASGADLARSAAARAASEICWSPATALDPSVRWREVSDTEVVALVPVGGEVHECTLLVAGDGALPGGTTRRWAQVDGGPWRWHTFGARTLAEGTFGGFTVPTRVVAGYGDDYAGEGAFIQLMVDAVTHR; translated from the coding sequence ATGACGACGGCGACCCGAAGGTCCCCGGCCGTCCCTGCGGCCGCCCGGTCGGACTGGGAGGACCTCCTCTCCCCCACCCCGGACCCTGAGCCGTACGACTCCGCCATGGGTGCGGCACTGCCGGCCGCCGCGAGGCGGTGGCTCGACCACGCCGTCGCCCCCGGGACGCCGCTGCGCCGTCGGGTCGAGATGCGCCAGCACGGCCAGCTGCGCCTGGGCGGCCGGTGGTGGGCGTTCCGTTCGCGTCAGGCGCTGGACCCGCTGCGCGGCTACGTCTGGCCCGTCAGCACCAGCCTGTTCGGCGTGCCGATGGTCGGGGTGGACCGCCTCCACGGCGAGAGCGCCGAGATGACGCACCGGCTGCTCGGGCTGGTCCCCGTGGTCCGGGCGAGCGGCGCCGACCTGGCGCGCAGCGCGGCCGCCCGCGCCGCGAGCGAGATCTGCTGGTCCCCGGCCACCGCGCTGGACCCGTCGGTGCGGTGGCGCGAGGTATCGGACACCGAGGTGGTGGCGCTCGTGCCCGTGGGCGGCGAGGTCCACGAGTGCACGTTGCTCGTCGCCGGCGACGGCGCCCTGCCCGGGGGCACCACGCGGCGCTGGGCCCAGGTGGACGGCGGGCCGTGGCGGTGGCACACCTTCGGCGCGCGGACGCTGGCCGAGGGCACCTTCGGCGGGTTCACCGTGCCGACCCGGGTGGTGGCGGGGTACGGCGATGACTACGCCGGTGAGGGCGCATTCATCCAGCTGATGGTCGACGCCGTCACCCACCGCTGA
- a CDS encoding SDR family oxidoreductase — MTDHTAPPASAARPRTLVVTGAETPIGADLVVLLRSAGDRVITCGRGDAVDVRADLSTARGRASLVAAVERLAADGLDGAALVAEVDEPGPPSVAVNYFGTITVLDGLRPLLARRPAPRATVVTSAAALSAGDLEIVDACLAGEEASARAAAGAAVVQGRGSVVYRSTKIALNRWVRRQAAEARWAGAGITLNAVAPGVVESPASGEAPAGSAVQAQYVALALPQPLGTAGPVRAVTSAIAWTLAEENAFMTGQVLFVDGGTDAVLRGEGPYEDGVRHSPAALGRMLFRAAVERLRR, encoded by the coding sequence GTGACCGACCACACCGCCCCGCCCGCCTCCGCCGCGCGCCCTCGAACGCTCGTCGTCACCGGCGCCGAGACACCGATCGGCGCCGATCTCGTCGTGCTGCTCCGCTCGGCCGGGGACCGGGTGATCACCTGCGGCCGGGGCGACGCGGTCGACGTGCGCGCCGACCTGTCGACCGCACGCGGACGGGCCTCCCTGGTGGCTGCGGTCGAGCGGCTCGCTGCCGACGGTCTCGACGGCGCCGCCCTGGTCGCCGAGGTCGACGAGCCGGGGCCTCCCAGCGTCGCCGTCAACTACTTCGGCACGATCACGGTACTCGACGGGCTCCGTCCCCTCCTCGCCCGCAGGCCCGCGCCGCGCGCCACCGTGGTCACCTCCGCCGCGGCGCTCTCGGCGGGCGACCTCGAGATCGTCGACGCCTGCCTCGCCGGCGAGGAAGCGTCGGCGAGGGCGGCCGCCGGGGCCGCCGTCGTGCAGGGCCGCGGCAGCGTCGTCTACCGCTCGACAAAGATCGCGCTGAACCGCTGGGTACGCCGTCAGGCGGCGGAGGCCCGGTGGGCCGGCGCCGGCATCACGCTGAACGCGGTCGCCCCGGGGGTCGTCGAGTCCCCAGCCTCCGGCGAGGCCCCAGCTGGTTCGGCGGTCCAGGCGCAGTACGTCGCGCTCGCGCTGCCCCAGCCGCTCGGCACGGCGGGACCGGTCCGCGCGGTCACGAGCGCGATCGCCTGGACGTTGGCGGAGGAGAACGCCTTCATGACCGGGCAGGTGCTCTTCGTCGACGGCGGGACCGATGCCGTGCTGCGGGGCGAGGGCCCGTACGAGGACGGTGTCCGGCACAGCCCCGCGGCGTTGGGGCGGATGCTGTTCCGGGCGGCGGTGGAGCGCCTGCGCCGCTGA
- a CDS encoding DUF1905 domain-containing protein: MSYEFEADLWEWEARRTDSWTFVSVPVDIADEVLELTAPFARGFGSVRVEVTVGSTSWRTSIFPDGKRRTYVLPVKKAVRRAEQLQTGDTARVRLRLLDVGGD; this comes from the coding sequence GTGAGCTACGAGTTCGAGGCCGACCTGTGGGAGTGGGAGGCGCGGCGCACGGACAGCTGGACGTTCGTGTCCGTCCCCGTGGACATCGCCGACGAGGTGCTCGAGCTGACCGCCCCGTTCGCCCGCGGCTTCGGGTCCGTGCGCGTGGAGGTCACCGTCGGATCGACGTCGTGGCGGACGTCCATCTTCCCGGACGGCAAGAGGCGCACCTACGTGCTGCCCGTCAAGAAGGCCGTGCGGCGGGCGGAGCAGCTTCAGACCGGGGACACCGCCCGGGTCCGACTCAGGCTGCTCGACGTCGGCGGGGACTGA
- a CDS encoding LLM class flavin-dependent oxidoreductase, with amino-acid sequence MSVDGETHRKRIGFLSFGHWQPVPGSQTRTAADALLQTVELAVAAEELGIDGAYVRVHHFARQLASPFPLLSAIGARTTRIEIGTGVIDMRYENPLYMAEEAAAADLISGGRLQLGVSRGSPETALRGYESFGYVPGEGRTDADMARGHTEIFRAAIAGAGVARADPRRTGTDAPLAVQPLSPGLPDRIWWGSGTRATARWTAEQGMNLMSSTLLSEDTGVPFDELQAEQIEVYRRAWREAGWEREPRVSVSRSVIPITTDLDRAYFGDRDDERHDQVGMLEGVRARFGKSYTGEPDVIAEELSKDAAVLAADTVLLTVPNQLGVAYNAHLLESIARHVAPAFGWSPAG; translated from the coding sequence ATGAGCGTCGACGGCGAGACCCACCGCAAGCGCATCGGCTTCCTCTCCTTCGGCCACTGGCAGCCGGTGCCCGGCTCCCAGACCCGTACGGCGGCCGACGCGCTGCTGCAGACGGTTGAGCTTGCCGTCGCGGCGGAGGAGCTCGGCATCGACGGCGCGTACGTGCGGGTGCACCACTTCGCCCGCCAGCTCGCGTCCCCGTTCCCGCTGCTCTCGGCCATCGGCGCGCGCACCACCCGTATCGAGATCGGCACGGGCGTCATCGACATGCGCTACGAGAACCCGCTCTACATGGCCGAGGAGGCCGCGGCCGCGGACCTCATCAGCGGCGGCCGCCTCCAGCTCGGGGTGAGCCGTGGGTCGCCCGAGACCGCCCTGCGCGGGTACGAGTCCTTCGGCTACGTGCCGGGTGAGGGGCGCACCGACGCCGACATGGCGCGCGGGCACACCGAAATCTTTCGGGCCGCGATCGCCGGCGCCGGGGTGGCGCGTGCCGACCCCCGGCGGACCGGCACCGACGCACCGCTGGCGGTCCAGCCGCTCTCGCCGGGCCTGCCGGACCGGATCTGGTGGGGCTCGGGAACCCGCGCCACCGCCCGGTGGACGGCGGAGCAGGGGATGAACCTCATGAGCTCGACGCTGCTCAGCGAGGACACGGGCGTGCCGTTCGACGAGCTGCAGGCGGAGCAGATCGAGGTCTACCGCCGGGCGTGGCGGGAGGCCGGCTGGGAGCGCGAGCCGCGCGTCTCGGTCAGCCGCAGCGTCATCCCGATCACCACCGACCTGGACCGCGCCTACTTCGGCGACCGCGACGACGAGCGGCACGACCAGGTCGGCATGCTCGAGGGCGTCCGTGCCCGCTTCGGGAAGAGCTACACGGGCGAGCCCGACGTCATCGCCGAGGAGCTGAGCAAGGACGCCGCCGTGCTGGCCGCCGACACCGTGCTCCTCACCGTGCCGAACCAGCTGGGCGTGGCCTACAACGCGCACCTGCTGGAGAGCATCGCCCGGCACGTGGCCCCGGCGTTCGGGTGGTCACCGGCCGGCTGA
- a CDS encoding response regulator, translated as MIKVLLVDDQPLLRTGFSMVLECEPDLTVVGEAADGAVALSQVRALQPDVVLMDIRMPNMDGIEATRRLTAAGPVPKVLVLTTFDHDEYVVEALRAGASGFLLKDVPADDLVEAVRVVHRGEAIVAPSVTRRLLDRFAEQLPTATAPTVAPDFSDLTEREHEVLLLVAKGMSNAEIAAHLVVSETTVKTHVSNVLAKLGLRDRVQAVVLAYESRLVAPS; from the coding sequence GTGATCAAGGTGCTGCTCGTGGACGACCAGCCGCTCCTGCGGACCGGGTTCTCGATGGTCCTGGAGTGCGAGCCCGACCTGACGGTCGTCGGCGAGGCCGCCGACGGCGCGGTCGCGCTGTCGCAGGTACGCGCGCTGCAGCCGGACGTCGTGCTGATGGACATCCGGATGCCCAACATGGACGGCATCGAGGCGACGCGGCGGCTCACCGCCGCCGGGCCGGTGCCGAAGGTGCTCGTGCTGACGACCTTCGACCACGACGAGTACGTGGTGGAGGCGCTGCGCGCCGGTGCCTCGGGCTTCCTGCTCAAGGACGTCCCTGCGGACGACCTTGTCGAGGCGGTCCGCGTCGTGCACCGCGGTGAGGCGATCGTGGCGCCCAGCGTCACCCGCCGGCTGCTGGACCGGTTCGCCGAGCAGCTGCCGACGGCGACCGCCCCGACAGTGGCGCCCGACTTCTCCGACCTCACCGAGCGCGAGCACGAGGTGCTGCTGCTGGTCGCGAAGGGCATGTCCAACGCCGAGATCGCCGCGCACCTCGTGGTCAGCGAGACCACCGTGAAGACCCACGTCAGCAACGTCCTGGCCAAGCTGGGCCTGCGCGACCGCGTCCAGGCCGTCGTGCTGGCCTACGAGTCGCGGCTGGTGGCGCCGAGCTGA
- a CDS encoding sensor histidine kinase, with protein MRQELWERCRRWLGQSPVLIDALLAAFVTLVGLVSLAGTQAGQHAPDLLGVVLVLLSGLPVIVRTAAPIATLAVTLLASLTVFGLGYAQVNGGLGALFCLYSVAALRPRRTSVPVGLATLVVLGFALALAPVPDVAPVDVAVNVLASALFWGAGAWSYTRRRYVRGLEERNAALLQARESQARASLVEARGAVAREIQDVVGHSVMAMTVQATAARRLLARDPQAADAALAQVEGLGRTAIDEVRRVLGLLGDAAPADTRPQPGMDQIDKLVDDARRGGLDVELQMSGFDSPVPPGAGLTVYRVVEEALRNATQHAGPARVVVTLRRTDAHVEVSVSDDGRGAPSWRAEEAGPATGMLSLTERVESYGGKLTAGPRRGGGFVVTAAIPAADAASGRSRM; from the coding sequence GTGCGTCAGGAGCTGTGGGAGCGCTGCCGCCGGTGGCTGGGGCAGTCGCCGGTGCTGATCGACGCGCTCCTCGCCGCGTTCGTGACGCTGGTGGGGCTCGTCTCGCTCGCCGGCACCCAGGCCGGCCAGCACGCCCCCGACCTGCTCGGCGTCGTCCTCGTCCTCCTCAGCGGCCTGCCGGTGATCGTCCGCACGGCGGCCCCGATCGCCACGCTGGCCGTGACGCTGCTGGCCTCCCTGACGGTGTTCGGCCTGGGGTACGCGCAGGTCAACGGCGGTCTCGGCGCCCTGTTCTGCCTCTACTCCGTCGCTGCGCTGCGGCCCCGCCGGACCAGCGTCCCGGTGGGCCTCGCCACGCTGGTCGTTCTCGGGTTCGCGCTCGCGCTGGCGCCGGTGCCGGACGTCGCGCCGGTCGACGTGGCCGTCAACGTGCTGGCCTCCGCCCTGTTCTGGGGCGCGGGCGCCTGGTCCTACACCCGACGTCGGTACGTGCGCGGGCTGGAGGAGCGCAACGCCGCTCTGTTGCAGGCGCGGGAGTCGCAGGCGCGGGCGTCGCTCGTCGAGGCCCGCGGCGCCGTCGCCCGTGAGATCCAGGACGTCGTCGGCCACAGCGTGATGGCCATGACCGTCCAGGCGACGGCGGCCCGGCGTCTCCTGGCGCGCGACCCCCAGGCCGCCGACGCGGCACTCGCCCAGGTGGAGGGGCTCGGCCGGACCGCGATCGACGAGGTGCGCCGCGTGCTCGGGCTGCTCGGCGACGCCGCCCCGGCCGACACCCGGCCGCAGCCGGGCATGGACCAGATCGACAAGCTGGTCGACGACGCGCGCCGGGGCGGTCTGGACGTCGAGCTCCAGATGTCGGGCTTCGACTCCCCGGTCCCTCCCGGGGCCGGCCTGACGGTCTACCGGGTGGTCGAGGAGGCGCTGCGCAACGCGACGCAGCACGCGGGGCCGGCGCGCGTCGTCGTCACGCTGCGCCGGACCGACGCGCACGTCGAGGTCAGCGTGAGCGACGACGGACGGGGGGCGCCGAGCTGGCGTGCCGAGGAGGCCGGGCCTGCGACCGGGATGCTCTCGCTGACGGAACGGGTGGAGTCCTACGGCGGGAAGCTCACCGCGGGCCCGCGCCGGGGTGGAGGATTCGTCGTGACCGCTGCCATCCCGGCCGCGGACGCCGCTTCAGGTAGGAGTCGAATGTGA
- a CDS encoding histidine kinase — protein MVHGVSAEPPPRTLERARPPASHEVLRSLGIDVLVDIIEKSSYGVCITGDEHTWLYLNPAGARLVGRSFEELYGEDYLLSFAPHERDALLALEIDQRDGDTGFYTNTVVRDDGTEREMTWSGTAVRTPLGEVAPAIFHDTSRIRRAQREASALADAAARLAEGSDPRGIINALAQAAVATTRAFVCLVLAASDAITGDGLGPLRIIGHSDDGETWGPALVAAVEGLALPLTEFPERHLLTGRRPVLLADHRRRLLADPATAALVGGTDVPWEGSALVPLRADGRLVGVLVALLPPEVTSPSEEETEFWASLADQASAALTSARLRSQAETTAAAAERLRIGRDLHDSVSHALFVLRQRAEIIEKALDTGNEALLQAAAASLKDVSQQAITDMRALLAELRPTTTAGRDLVADLRKLAGEVWQRHGLEVDVDVDPVAQTYAASLESRTCEHLERVAGEALHNAAKHARAARATISLTLAGSGAGESGGEGAHTGAGGVAAGGSAGAGGSAGAGTSGGAGTSGGAGTSGGAGTSGGVGPGELMLSVRDDGRGGAPTTGAAGGHGLRTMRERMTLCGGSLTVTSEPGAGTEVTAYLPLP, from the coding sequence GTGGTCCACGGGGTCTCCGCCGAACCGCCGCCGCGAACCCTCGAACGGGCCCGCCCACCGGCGAGTCACGAGGTGCTGCGCTCGCTCGGGATCGACGTCCTCGTCGACATCATTGAGAAGAGCTCCTACGGCGTCTGCATCACCGGCGACGAGCACACCTGGCTCTACCTGAACCCGGCGGGCGCCCGCCTCGTGGGCAGGTCCTTCGAGGAGCTCTACGGCGAGGACTACCTGCTCTCGTTCGCACCGCACGAGCGTGACGCGCTGCTCGCGCTGGAGATCGACCAGCGCGACGGCGACACCGGTTTCTACACCAACACGGTCGTGCGCGACGACGGCACGGAGCGCGAGATGACCTGGTCGGGGACGGCGGTGCGCACGCCCCTCGGCGAGGTGGCCCCGGCGATCTTCCACGACACCAGCCGCATCCGCCGCGCCCAGCGCGAGGCGTCCGCGCTGGCCGACGCGGCGGCCCGCCTGGCCGAGGGGAGCGACCCCCGGGGGATCATCAACGCCCTCGCGCAGGCGGCCGTGGCCACCACCCGGGCCTTCGTGTGCCTCGTCCTGGCCGCGTCCGACGCGATCACGGGTGACGGTCTCGGGCCGCTGCGGATCATCGGGCACAGCGACGACGGCGAGACCTGGGGGCCCGCGCTCGTCGCCGCGGTCGAGGGGCTGGCGCTGCCGCTGACGGAGTTCCCCGAACGGCACCTGCTCACCGGGCGTCGACCCGTGCTGCTCGCCGACCACCGACGGCGGCTGCTCGCCGACCCGGCGACGGCGGCACTGGTCGGCGGCACCGACGTGCCGTGGGAGGGCTCCGCCCTCGTGCCGCTGCGCGCGGACGGGCGCCTCGTCGGCGTCCTCGTGGCCCTGCTGCCGCCGGAGGTGACGTCGCCCAGCGAGGAGGAGACCGAGTTCTGGGCGTCGCTCGCCGACCAGGCCAGCGCGGCGCTGACCTCGGCCAGGCTCAGGTCGCAGGCCGAGACGACCGCCGCGGCCGCGGAGCGCCTGCGCATCGGCCGGGACCTGCACGACTCCGTCAGCCACGCGCTCTTCGTGCTGCGGCAGCGCGCCGAGATCATCGAGAAGGCGCTGGACACGGGCAACGAGGCGCTGCTGCAGGCCGCGGCCGCCAGCCTCAAGGACGTCTCCCAGCAGGCGATCACCGACATGCGCGCCCTCCTGGCGGAGCTGAGGCCGACCACCACGGCGGGCCGGGACCTCGTCGCGGACCTGCGGAAGCTCGCGGGCGAGGTGTGGCAGCGCCACGGCCTCGAGGTCGACGTCGACGTGGACCCCGTCGCGCAGACGTACGCGGCCTCGCTGGAGAGCCGCACCTGCGAGCACCTGGAGCGGGTCGCGGGCGAGGCGCTGCACAACGCCGCCAAGCACGCGCGGGCGGCGCGGGCGACGATCTCGCTCACCCTCGCCGGGAGCGGTGCCGGGGAGAGTGGCGGTGAAGGCGCCCATACCGGGGCGGGCGGTGTCGCTGCCGGGGGGAGTGCCGGTGCCGGGGGGAGTGCCGGTGCCGGGACGAGTGGCGGTGCCGGGACGAGTGGCGGTGCCGGGACGAGTGGCGGTGCCGGGACGAGTGGCGGTGTCGGGCCCGGCGAGCTCATGCTGTCCGTGCGTGACGACGGCCGCGGCGGCGCACCCACCACGGGCGCCGCGGGCGGGCACGGCCTGCGCACCATGCGCGAACGGATGACCCTGTGCGGCGGCAGCCTCACGGTCACCTCCGAACCGGGCGCGGGCACCGAGGTCACCGCGTACCTGCCGCTCCCGTAG